TCTTTTTTTACTTGAATCCCGGCTTACGTGGGTTTCGCTCCTACGGAGCTGGTATTTATTTTTTTGATGACTGCTATTGACCTGTCGCCCCGATGGGGCTGATCTCCCGGTCGCTGTTCGGATTCTTTCCGACATCTATTTGGTTGGTTATAAAAACAAAATTAAGCTTTTTTGAGGTTTGATTCAGCCTCTGGTTCGCTGGCAAGATTGTCTCTTTTTTTACTTGAATCCCGGCTTACGTGGGTTTCGCTCCTACGGAGCTGGTATTTATTTTTTTGACTGCTATTGACCTGTCGCCCCGATGGGGCTGATCTCCCATTATCGTTCTGTTTCTTTTGCAACATTTTTTTGGTTGGCTATACAATATAATCAACAATCTTCTCTCTCCTCCTTAAGCTCCGTAGGAGCGACATGTCAATAGAATCAACATTCATCCCTCTCCTCTTTGAGCTCCGTAGGAGCGACACTATAGTCATCAAATATATATTCCGGCTTGAAATCAATTTCGTACACCTTCAAAAAATCAATGTATTCTTCCCTGAATGTTTTCTTTTTATGGTGAGCTTCCTGATTCAGGATATATTTTGCAATGGTTGCTATCTGGGATTGGCCAATTGTAAAGGCTCCATAGCCAGTCTGCCATTCAAATTTTCCCACTACATGTTTATTTTCATTGACCCATCTGGATGAATTGGATTTTATGTCCCGAATTAATTCAGAAAGATTGCAATCAGGTTTTATTCCAATGAGAATGTGCACATGGTCTGGCATTCCGTTAATGATCATTAATTTTTGATTCTTATTTGTAACGATGCCCGTGATGTATTGATACAATTTTTCCTTCCATTTTGTAGAAATGATATTGGTTCTGCCTTTTACTGCAAATACTACATGAACGTATAATTGTGTATAGGTATTAGCCATTTTTCTCCCTAGGTTTCGCTCCTACGGAGCTGGTATTTATTTTTTTGACTGCTATTGACCTGTCGCCCCGATGGGGCTGATCTCCCGGTCGCTGTTCTGATTTTCTCCAACATTTTTTTGGTTGGCTATAAAAACAAATTTAAATTTTTTTGAGGTTTAATTCGGCTTCTGGTTCGCTGGCAAGATTGGCTTTTTTTTTACTTGAATCCCGGCTTACGTGGGTTTCGCTCCTACGGAGCTGGTATTTATTTTTTTGATGACTGCTATTGACCTGTCGCCCCGATGGGGCTGATTTCCCGATCGCTGTTCGGATTCTTTCCGACATCTATTTGGTTGGTTATAAAAACAAAATTAAGCTTTTTTGAGGTTTGATTCAGCCTCTGGTTCGCTGGCAAGATTGGCTTTTTTATTTACTTGACTCCTGGCTTGTCTTGGTTTCGCTCCTACGGAGCTGGCATTTATTTTTTTGATGACTGCTATTGACCTGTCGCCCAGATGGGGCTGATCTCCCTTCCGATGTCCTGATTTTCTCCAACATTTTTTTGGTTGGCTATAAAAACAAATTTAAATTTTTTTGAGGTTTAATTCGGCTACTGGTTCGCTGGCAAGATTATCTCTTTTTTTTACTTGACTCCTGGCTTGTGTTGGTTTCGCTCCTACGGAGCTGGTATGTTTTTTTTGAATGCTATTGACCTGTCGCCCCGATGGGGCTGATTTCCCGGTCGATGTTCGGATTCTTTCCAACATCTTTTTGCTTGGTTATAAAGACAAATTTAAATTTTTTTGAGGTTTAATTCGGCTTCTGGTTCGCTGGCAAGATTGGCTTTTTTATTTACTTGACTCCTGGCTTGTGTTGGTTTCGCTCCTACGGAGCTGGTATATTTTTTTTGAATGCTATTGACCTGACACCCCGATGGGGCTGATCTCTCTTCCGATGTCCTGATTTTCTCCAACATTTTTTTGGTTGGCTATAAAATGTAATCAGCAATCGTCATTCTGATTTTTAAGCTCCGTAGGAGCGATATGTCAATAGAATCAACATTCAGTCCTCTCCTCTTTGAGCTCCGTAGGAGCGACACTATAGTCATCAAAGATATATTCCAGGTGTAATTTTTGTACTTTCATCAAACTAAAAAACCCCGGTTTCATCCCGGGGTTCAGTTCTTTTTCTTAGAGGTGTAATTACAAAGTATTTAAAAAATCCTTGATCTCCTGAAGCGTTTTAATTTCAAGTTCGATAACTACTTTATCATCCGCGATGATATCTTTTTCAAGGTAACCCAGGTAATATCCTTTGTTCCCTTTTCCAATCATAATATAATAGACCGGCTCGCCAACCGGCAATGGACCAAAGCAGACCTCTTCTTTGGATCCCTTGCAGCAGGGTTGAATGACTACCATGTAGTTTTTGAATACCGCAAATGCTTCCAAATTCACAACGTCACCGTTGGAGGGGCCATGCGCGATGAGACATGGAATCCCGAGCGGCTTGTCGTTTAGTTTGCTGAAGTAATCGCAATTGACCCAGCCCAATTTCTTCGGAAAACATTCCATCCCAAGAACATCGCGGCCTGTAGAGTCCGGTGTCCATTCTGCAAAAAATACATTGTTCTGCGTTTGAGGGTCTCCATCGGCTTCTATCCAGTTGATCCCATTGTTGGTTTCCTCCCCATAAAATAACTCCATTCCGGGGTTGAAATTTCCTCCAGGAACCGATAGCCTGAGCACATATCCTCGCGCTGGATCAATCGTTAATTCTTTGCCATCACAAAATGCTCGCACATTGGCCATCCCTCCAGACTCTATGATTTTATCACCTGAAGAAGTTCCTGCCAAGTGACTTACCATTTGTGTTTTGTTGCGAACCAGCTCAACTTCAATTTGAATTATTTTACCAGTGACCAGACTTCCATTTAGTAAAAAACTATTCCCCTGAAATTCAATGCCACTTCCATCCGGAAAAAAGTAGCCTCCACCCCAATCAGAAAAAATTTCAAACCGGTACGCATCGGGTTTTAAATCCTGCAATGAAACTTTGGAAATGTCACGTGAATAACTGAATGTGCTTGATTCATTGTCGGGAATAAACGTATCTTCATTCTCACAAGATACCAAACCCAAACATCCGATCAATCCCATCGACCAGATGAAAAAATACAATTTAGATGTTCTCATAATGATTTATTTTTGTTTAGATATCCTAATGACTGTTCGTTGATGTATTTTGTTTCTTCTGATTCAGAAATTTTTTCGAAAACCAACTCTCGCCTGAAAACTCTGGTATTTTTGATCGAAAGGATAAGCGTCCGCATTAAAGGGTTTTAAATAATAATGAATTCCTGGTTCTACAAACCATTTCCATTGATCGGTAATTCGACCACTTGCAGAAACGTGAAAACTGAAATAGGGTATGATTTTGCGATCAAATAACCTGATACCCCCCACATTTTCAAAAGCCATCGGCTCAGAAAATTCATTCAAAATTTTTCCCTGATGGGAACTCCACAAATTGAGACCAACACCGGGTTGCAATCCGAATTCAAGATTTTTCCATTTCCAATGGTAATTCAACATCAATGGTATGTTGAACTGATGGTGATAGTTGTGATTTTTGATCAAACGAAATCCATTGATGGTGTCTATATACAACAACTTGCCATCGCGATACACCGAAGTGATTCTGGTTTCACGGCTGTTTGATTGAAGCTGTTCGTACATCAAAAGATACTCCAGGCCCAATTTAACAGACCAATGCCCTTTGCTGAACACTCCTCTGACTCCTGCAGTCAATCCGGTCCGGACAGACTCCGTGGCTTCTCTTTTTTCCTGGTAGGCTTTTAAGTCGCCTTGCTTATCGTGCAACTGAAATGGACTGTATGCAGGCCCAGCATAAATTTCGATGCCCCAATTTGCATTCGACTTGTGAAACTGGTAACATTTTATTCCCGAATTGCCTGTGTAGAGTTCAGACGTTTCTGGTTTGGTGGTTTGTTGCTGGTAAATTAATTCAAAAGGCAAGGGTAAAACTGCTAAACCAATCATTCTTATGAATCCCTTTTCTTGAAAATATTCATCGCTTTCTAAGGATGATATCTGTGGTGCCGCCGAAGCAGTATTTTCAATAACCTTCGCCCTTATATTGTCCTGTTTTTCTGTTGTTTTACTTCCCTGGTCAGTTTTGTTAGTATGTTTTTGAAATTTAACAGCCTTTTCATTCTGGACGAGTATGGAAGAGGCATGATTCGTAAGACCGGATTGAAGAATTGATGTGTTTTGGGTTTGTGTATTCATCGCTTGCCCGGCCTGTTGAAGATCATCTGCTTTCTTTATAGATTCAATGTTTTCCTGAGCTTTGTTGCTTTGGACGGAAACATTGCTTTCTTTTGTTATGGCTGGTCCTTCTGTATATAAATCAGTAAAATACCATGCCGAAATGAGTAATGTACCTCCAAGCACGCACCACCAGAGCCATAGAAATCTTTTTTTGGATTTCTGAGGTAAATGAAGTTTTACCTGATCCCAAATAGCATCCGGAACTGCTTTTTCATGTCTTTCGGACAAGGTTTTTAAATGATCCTTCCAGTCTTGTTTCATGCCGGTAATTTTAAATTTGGGTACAAAGAGTGAATTCTTTGATATAAAAACTGTTTTGCTTTATGGAGCTGCGACCTACAGCTAACCTCTTTTATTTTCAACAGCGTTGCAATTTCTTCATAAGAGTATCCCTCGATAATCGATAAATTAAAAACGGTTCGATAACCTATGGGCATGCTTTTTAATATTTGTTCAAATGCCTGGTAGTCCAAAGAATAAAAAATATCTGGCTCCACTTGTATTTCAGGAACCAAAGTTTCCGAACCATTTAATACTTCCGGTCCGTGAGCCTGAATCTTGGACAAGCAAGTATTGACAATGATTCGACGGATCCAGGCACCCAATGGACCCGAATGTCTCCAGGATTGAAGATTTTGAAAAATTTTGATAAATCCTTCCTGCAAGGCATCCTCCGCTTCTGCGGTATGAGCTATATATCTATGGCATAGCCCCAACATTTTAGGTGCATATGATGAATAAAGCTCCTTACAGGCCTTTTGATCGCCTTCCAGACACTTTCGAACCAATTCCACTTCCTGCATGCTGCAATATGACTGTATTTTAATTCCATTTGTTGCCTGGCGGGTGAATTTTTTTCGTCCCGATAAAATAAAGCTCACTATTTCATTTCTTAAGAACTATGCCATTTTATCGGGATTTTGGCCTTAATGGTAATTCGAGACCTCATTCTCCGGTTCCCGTGAGTTAAATATTGTTAGCCGATGACCATGTTTTTTTAAGCGTTATCATGTTGATGCGAAATTCCTGCCTGAACGACAAGATTTTTATAAAGCTAAATAGTTCCATTTCGGGCGGGAAGGTGCGGGGTTTTCTTTTCAGTGAGGCTCCGGCAGATCATGCGGATTACAAAGAATGGGTAGTTTCTTTTTTGACGTTTCGATGCTTGAACTGTTCAACTCTCCTATGGTCTTACGCCTGTTGTTCTCTACTTTGAACTCTGAATTTCCCACTTTCTCTCGAATTGTCAACATTACTCTTTACACTTTCTTAAGCCTTAGGCCTTCAGCCTATGGGCATGAATCTTTGCATTCTGCGTTTTCAGATTTTATCCACTTTCATGTGATCAAAAGCCAAATAGAGGCCATCTACATTTGTGACATCATTTAACAAAATAATTAAACCATGTCTTTTTTATCAAACTTCCTGACCACTTCCGTAAAAACCGAACCGCTATCATTTTTGAAGAATTGTTTTCACCAAAAGGGATTAAAAAAATCTGATTATGCACAACTCGAAAAGATATTGCTTGAATTGAATTCAAATGCAATGCCTTCCGAAACAATGGATTCTATACGATCGCTTTTCAATGAAAAATTTCTATCCAACACCATCCAGGGATTTGCCATACGCAAACCCTTTGGATATTCCGGTGATTTTAAAATCATCGATATGATTTATACAGAACATAAATCGGAACTTCCTGAATATTATGGATGGGATGATTTTTTTCATACGCAGCCTGCACCCATTGCCGTGAGAAACCGAAAAACGTATTTCAAAAACCTGATGGCTGATAAATTAAAGAATGGTCCCGTCCGCCTTTTAAATGTGGCCAGTGGTCCTGCACGCGATCTTTGCGAAGTGTATATGAATTGTGCTGATCCCGCGATGCTCCAAACCGATTGCGTCGAGTTGGATCCCCATGCCATCGAATTTGCAGAAAAACTTTGTTCGAAATACAATCGTCAAATTCGCTTTCACAATAAAAATATACTTCGGTTTTCATCTGAAGAAAAATTTGACATCGTCTGGTCCGCCGGTTTGTTTGATTATTTCGAGGACAGAATCTTTATCCTTGCACTTAAAAAATTTCGCAACTTCCTCAAACCCGGTGGCGAAATTGTCATCGGCAATTTCAGCCAGAATAATCCAAGCAAAGCGTATATGGAATTGTTTGGCGATTGGTTTTTGATCCACCGGAGTCCGGAGCAATTGTTGTCCCTTGCGATGAATGCCGGATTTAAAGAAGAACAGATCAGCATCAAAAAAGAACCCCTGGGTGTAAATCTTTTTATGCACATTCAATGCTAAGCTGTATCATTAACATGTTGTACTGTGAGCCTGATCCCTCAGTTTATCTACTTTTATGTGATGCACTTTCATTTTGAGCTGCAGTAATTTTGTGGTACTTTATTTATTTATCCACCTTTTAAAATTATATTTATGAAAAAACTTACCAGGGTTCAACTCGCATCCATTGCGGCTGGAGGTCCTTATCTCCAATAATCTGATTGTGATCTCAATTTATAAAAAATCGGTAATGAAAAAATTAAGCCACAAGCAAATCGCCTCCATACTGGCCGGAGGACCAAATTTAAATTAGTCAGAATAAAAATACTAATTTGTAATTTTACGAAAAGCTGGTAATATGCAAAAGATCCGAATTGCCCTTGTAGAAGACGATCCAGACATCCGGTCCTCGATGGTCGAACTTATTTCTCTGGCGGATGATCTCATCTGCAATAAACAGTTTGAGCGTGCCGAGGATTTTTCAAAAGCATTTCCGGACATGATGGTCGATGTCGTGCTGATGGATATTACACTCCCGGGGATGTCGGGCATCCAATGCGTCAGGGAATGCAAACCCAAGCGTCCGGACATTCAGTTTCTGATGTGTACTTCCCACAACGATGCCGAACGAACTTTTGATTCGCTGTGTGCAGGCGCAACCGGCTACATCCTCAAAAATTCCAGTCCGGAACAGGTCTTCCAGGCCATACGCGATATTTATAATGGAGGCTCTCCCATGTCTTCCGAAATTGCACGAATGGTCGTAAGCTCCTTTCCCAACAAAAAGACCGACCACGTGCTGCTCGATAGTTTCACTACGAGAGAACAAGAAATCCTCCATGCGCTCGCCAAAGGTCTTTCCTACAAAGAAATTGCAGATCAGCTCTTCATCAGCATCGAAACCGTACGCACTTACCTCCGTAAAATCTACGAAAAGCTGCAGGTGCATTCGAAGGTTGAGGCCTTGAATAAAGTATTTCCTAAGTAGAGCGCTTTTAAGTCCACTTATTCAATCCAATCAGTTTCCAACCCAATGGCTATATTTCTCTTTGTGTTTAACCAGATCCTGTAACTACCCTCCACTTTTATATGCTTAAGCAGACTGTTTGATTTAAGCTGAATAAATAATCGTATTATTTAAGCTTAAGTACGGGTCTGATCATTATCAAAAATTTTAATAAGAATAAGTTTTCATCTTTGTAAGCGTCTCCGCGAATTTGTTTTGAACGTTTCCAAACGAGCGATCCAATATTTAGGGGTTAATATGTACCAACCAGGGATTGTAAATATTTGTAATACCCAGAAATACATATACCTAACTAAATAAGATTGGTTTTTAATAATCGGCATATTTTATGCCGATTATTGCTAAATTTGGGAGCTAATGGTTTTGAAATATACGAGTATATGGGAGTTCAAGCCAATTTTACAACAGAACCGACTTAGCACATGAATCAAAGAACAAGATAATTATAATTAATATGAGTAAAATATTATTTATCCTAAGGAGTTTAATCTTGTTGCTTACAACTCTACAATTCACTTCTTGCAAGGGACAAGTAAAAGAAAAATCTGTTACTGATACAATTCAAAATCAAGTAAACACCCAACCACTCATTTTAAAACAAAGCACTACATTTCCTCAAATTCACACCAACTTAAATGGAATGGTAAGAGAGTTTGTAAGGACAATGCATCAAGACAATAAAGGGAATTATTGGTTTGGAACAAATGGTGATGGGATTATACGCTATGATGGAAAAATACTTGAAAAAATCACTGTTGCAGGAATCAGCCCACTTTTTAGGGTTTTAGAGATTGTAGAAGACAACGTAGGTAATATTTGGTTTGGAACATCCGAAGGACTCATAAAATACGATGGTGTAAAATTTAAGACATTTTCATTCAAAGAAGGACTGCCCGGTGTGGTTGCGGAAATTTGGGGTTTAACAATTGACAAAAACGGACTTATTTGGGTTGGGGCGACAGGAGGAGTTTGTCATTTTAACGGTGAAAAGTTTATACCATTTTCTTTGCCAGTTTCAAAAGTCGAAAATGCAAAACCAATGCTATCTGACAAATTGGTTTTTAAAATCATTGAAGACAAGAATGGAAATATGTGGTTTGCTACTGATGGGAATGGGATTTTTAAATATAAAAATGGAGAATTTATTCATTTAACCGCTAAAAATGAGCTTACCGATAATAACGTTGCAGATATCTTAGAAGACAAACAAGGAAATATTTGGATTGGAACTTTTAATGGCGGTGTGAGCAAATTTGATGGTAAAACATATACCAACTTCACAAAGGATGGAATTATTGTAGGTGTAGAAACTTATAATTTTTATGAAGATAGCAAAGGTAATATTTGGTTTACGGCAGAAGGCTCTGGTGTTTACCGATATGATGGCAATAATTTCAAACAATTCACAACTGAATATGGCTTAACATCTAATGTTACACAAAGTATTCTTGAAGATAACAAGGGACAAGTTTGGTTTGGAAGCTGGCAAGGACTATGCATTTTTGATGAAGAAAAATTTATGGACGCTAAACACAAAGAGCCTTGGACGAACTAAAAACTGGCTATAACAGCACCTACAAAAAATTGGCGGTTCTGTGTTTAAGTGAAGTTTTGTGCTTCCAACCAAGTTCAGTGGCGACAGACAGTTTCCGTTTCCGAAATTGCCAACTTCTTGTAGCTGTAAAACGTTAAGGGCAATTTTACAGACACCGCGAACAAATAGACAAACAGACCTTAATATAATAAAATGAATAACTATTTAATTCTTGGAGCACTTGTTATGGGTTTGACAACCTCTTGCTCAAATTCAAATCAGTCTAAAAACGCTGACAAAGCAATCAACCAAAGTGTAGCAACAAATGACACCATCAAAACCAATGAAAATATGATTACTCAAAAAATAACCCCTTCAATTTGGGTCGAAACGACAGATGCAAAAGCAGTTGCCGAGTATTATCTTTCAATATTTAAAGACGGTAAACTAAAAGAACACCACAAATACACAAACCCAACAGAAGCTGGAGGCGGAAACTTTGAAACAGCCATTATTGAAATTGCTGGTATGGAATTAAGCATTTTAGCAGCAGGTCCATTTCAAAAATTTAATGAATCAGTTTCATTGGTTATTAACACTAAAGACCAAGCAGAAACAGATTACTATTGGAATGCCTTAACTAAAAATGGCGGACAAGAAAGCTCATGTGGTTGGTGCAAAGACAAATATGGCTTATCGTGGCAGGTAGTTCCTGTTGAGTATTTTGACCTTATAAACAATGTTGACCCAAAGGTTAGAGAAAAGGCAATGAAGATTACATTGCAACAAAAGAAAATTATCTTAGCAGAACTAAAATAAAAACTGCACAAAACAGCTTCTACCCAAAAGT
The DNA window shown above is from Saprospiraceae bacterium and carries:
- a CDS encoding RNA polymerase sigma factor — its product is MSFILSGRKKFTRQATNGIKIQSYCSMQEVELVRKCLEGDQKACKELYSSYAPKMLGLCHRYIAHTAEAEDALQEGFIKIFQNLQSWRHSGPLGAWIRRIIVNTCLSKIQAHGPEVLNGSETLVPEIQVEPDIFYSLDYQAFEQILKSMPIGYRTVFNLSIIEGYSYEEIATLLKIKEVSCRSQLHKAKQFLYQRIHSLYPNLKLPA
- a CDS encoding class I SAM-dependent methyltransferase — encoded protein: MSFLSNFLTTSVKTEPLSFLKNCFHQKGLKKSDYAQLEKILLELNSNAMPSETMDSIRSLFNEKFLSNTIQGFAIRKPFGYSGDFKIIDMIYTEHKSELPEYYGWDDFFHTQPAPIAVRNRKTYFKNLMADKLKNGPVRLLNVASGPARDLCEVYMNCADPAMLQTDCVELDPHAIEFAEKLCSKYNRQIRFHNKNILRFSSEEKFDIVWSAGLFDYFEDRIFILALKKFRNFLKPGGEIVIGNFSQNNPSKAYMELFGDWFLIHRSPEQLLSLAMNAGFKEEQISIKKEPLGVNLFMHIQC
- the tnpA gene encoding IS200/IS605 family transposase, which produces MANTYTQLYVHVVFAVKGRTNIISTKWKEKLYQYITGIVTNKNQKLMIINGMPDHVHILIGIKPDCNLSELIRDIKSNSSRWVNENKHVVGKFEWQTGYGAFTIGQSQIATIAKYILNQEAHHKKKTFREEYIDFLKVYEIDFKPEYIFDDYSVAPTELKEERDEC
- a CDS encoding VOC family protein, with protein sequence MGLTTSCSNSNQSKNADKAINQSVATNDTIKTNENMITQKITPSIWVETTDAKAVAEYYLSIFKDGKLKEHHKYTNPTEAGGGNFETAIIEIAGMELSILAAGPFQKFNESVSLVINTKDQAETDYYWNALTKNGGQESSCGWCKDKYGLSWQVVPVEYFDLINNVDPKVREKAMKITLQQKKIILAELK
- a CDS encoding response regulator transcription factor, producing MQKIRIALVEDDPDIRSSMVELISLADDLICNKQFERAEDFSKAFPDMMVDVVLMDITLPGMSGIQCVRECKPKRPDIQFLMCTSHNDAERTFDSLCAGATGYILKNSSPEQVFQAIRDIYNGGSPMSSEIARMVVSSFPNKKTDHVLLDSFTTREQEILHALAKGLSYKEIADQLFISIETVRTYLRKIYEKLQVHSKVEALNKVFPK